One genomic window of Candidatus Melainabacteria bacterium includes the following:
- a CDS encoding acyl-CoA dehydrogenase, giving the protein MPILPISSHCPWYSYACKAYAAKQLDVLTDSVDLSMLKTETSPQTRKNEFSLYTAEQRKWLDKARAFADAVPLSDVIKSDTENTFRRDLFEAACKEGLGSLPFPTTYGGSGGDYVSFCLVNEEFGRRCVPIMSSLGVHVLCQEPVFRFGTEEQKQKYLVPSSQGKYLAAFGLTEPAAGSDTAAIETSAKLVGNEYILNGTKTFITSGGSADYYIVMARLTDVDDAGITSFIVERNFPGFQIGQKFDMLGMRGYATCEIVFNDCKVPKANLLGPHGAGRKVALSSLGKGRVTIAAQSTGWAQGALEGAIAAVKAKPESERQALYHLIGELAGEVEAGRVLTYQAAARIDQGDPDVTVAAMAKIRATDAAMRVSTEAISIAGLAGMDPEKLLERIFRDAKAGQIYEGTNQIQRMLIARSLLK; this is encoded by the coding sequence ATGCCGATTTTGCCCATAAGTAGCCACTGTCCTTGGTATAGTTATGCGTGCAAAGCCTACGCAGCCAAGCAGCTTGACGTACTCACCGACAGCGTGGATTTATCGATGCTCAAGACGGAAACATCGCCCCAGACGCGAAAGAACGAATTCTCACTCTATACGGCTGAGCAGCGGAAGTGGCTTGACAAAGCACGCGCATTCGCCGATGCAGTGCCGCTCAGCGACGTAATCAAGTCAGACACGGAAAACACTTTCAGGCGCGACCTGTTCGAAGCAGCCTGCAAAGAGGGACTGGGCAGTCTGCCGTTCCCAACCACTTACGGCGGCTCCGGCGGTGATTATGTGAGTTTCTGCCTGGTCAATGAAGAATTCGGCAGGCGCTGCGTTCCCATTATGAGTTCGCTTGGCGTGCATGTGCTCTGCCAGGAGCCAGTCTTCAGGTTCGGCACAGAGGAACAAAAGCAGAAATATCTGGTTCCTTCATCGCAAGGCAAGTACCTGGCGGCTTTCGGTCTGACTGAGCCTGCAGCAGGTTCGGACACTGCAGCCATAGAGACATCGGCCAAGCTGGTCGGTAACGAGTACATCCTCAACGGGACCAAGACGTTCATAACCAGTGGCGGTTCAGCCGATTATTACATTGTGATGGCACGCTTGACTGATGTCGACGATGCGGGCATCACTTCTTTCATCGTTGAGAGAAATTTCCCCGGCTTTCAGATCGGTCAAAAGTTCGACATGCTGGGCATGCGTGGATACGCAACATGCGAAATCGTTTTCAACGACTGCAAAGTGCCGAAGGCAAATCTTCTTGGACCGCATGGTGCCGGGAGAAAAGTAGCGCTGTCGAGCCTTGGAAAAGGTCGCGTCACAATCGCGGCTCAATCGACAGGATGGGCGCAAGGGGCTCTTGAAGGGGCAATCGCAGCAGTCAAAGCCAAACCCGAAAGCGAGCGACAAGCACTTTATCATCTGATCGGTGAGCTGGCAGGCGAAGTTGAGGCTGGTCGCGTTTTGACTTATCAGGCCGCTGCGCGAATTGACCAGGGCGATCCTGACGTGACAGTTGCAGCGATGGCGAAAATTCGTGCGACTGACGCTGCCATGCGAGTTTCAACTGAAGCGATATCAATTGCAGGCTTAGCTGGAATGGATCCAGAGAAGTTGTTGGAACGCATTTTCAGAGATGCTAAAGCCGGACAAATTTACGAAGGAACAAACCAGATTCAACGAATGTTGATTGCACGCTCACTGCTCAAGTAG